CGGTCGGCATCGCCTGCAATGCCGGCACGCCATTGCTCGAGGAAGCGGACCATGCGGTGCTGCTGGCGACGCCGCCGGAGGTGGTCGCCGGCTCGACCCGCATGAACGCCGGTACGGCGCAGAAATGCGCCCTCAACATGCTCTCGACCCTGATCGGCATCCGTCTCGGCCATGTGCATGACGGGTTGATGGTCAATCTCCACGCCGACAACGACAAGCTGCGCCGCCGGGCCCTCGGCATCGTCGCCCGCGCTGCCGGCGTGAGCGAGGAGGCCGCCGCGGCGGCCCTGGAGGCCGGCGCGGGCAACGTCAAGACCGCCATCCTGCTGTGCGCGGGCGCGGGGAGCCCGCGGGAGGCCAGGGATTTGTTGGAACGTCGCGGCGGGACCGTGCGGGCGGCGCTCGCCGAGCTCGCGGCGCTCACCGAGCTCGCGGCAAAATCATCGAAGGCGGGCTGAACCCGCCGGCGATCCGAGGCGCAACAAGAGGACAGGAGACCCTCATGAACAAGCCTACCATCCGCAGCCTGATCTACGCGTCCGTGGCCACGGCCGTCCTCGGCCTCGCCACGGCCGCCCAGGCCCAGACCACGCTCACCATCGAGAGCTGGCGCAACGACGATCTCTCGATCTGGAACGAGAAGATCATCCCGGCCTTTGAGAAGGCCCATCCCGACATCAAGGTCGTGTTCCAGCCGGTGGCGCCGACCGAATACGACGCCGCCCTCGGCGCCAAGCTCGCCGCCGGCACCGCCGGCGACATCATCGCCTGCCGTCCCTTCGACAAGTCGCTGCAGCTGTTCCAGAAGGGCAACCTGACCTCGGTCAACGACATCGCCGGCATGGACAAGTTCAGCGCGGTGGCCAAGGCGGGCTGGTCGACCGACGACGGCAAGACCACGTTCTGCGTGCCGGTCGCCTCGGTCATCCACGGCTTCATCTACAACAAGGACGCCTTCGACAAGCTCGGCATCCAGGTGCCGCAGACCGAGGACGAGTTCTTCGCCGCCCTCGACAAGATCAAGGCCGACGGCACCTACACCGCCATCGACCTCGGCACCAAGGACATGTGGGAAGCCGCCACGATGGGCTACCAGAACATCGGGCCGAACTACTGGCACGGCGAGGACGGGCGCCTCGCCCTGATCGCCGGCAAGAGCAAGCTGACCGATCCGGAATGGGTCGAGCCCTACAAGGTGCTGGCGAAATGGGCGCCCTATATGGGCGACGGCTACAAGGCGCAGGCCTATCCCGACAGCCAGAACCTGTTCTCGCTCGGCCGGGCCGCGATCTACCCCGCCGGCTCCTGGGACATCTCCCAGTTCAAGCAGGCGGAGTTCAAGCAGGGCGCCTTCCCGCCGCCGGTCAAGAAGGTCGGTGACACCTGCTACATCTCCGACCATGTCGACATCGCGCTCGGCATGAACGCCGCCTCCAAGAACGCCGAGGCCGCCAAGACCTTCCTGACCTGGGTGGCGACGCCGGAATTCGCTTCGATCTACTCCAACGCCCTGCCGGGCTTCTTCAGCCTGCAGTCGGGCGCCATCGACCTGCAGGACCCGATGGCCAAGGAGTTCGTCTCCTGGCGCGGCAAGTGCAAGTCGACCATCCGCTCGACCTATCAGATCCTGTCGCGCGGCACGCCGAACCTGGAGAACGAGACCTGGGTGGCTTCGGCCAACGTCCTCAACGGCACGGCGACGCCGGACGAGGCGGCCAAGAAGCTGCAGGACGGGCTGGACAGCTGGTACAAGCCGGGCAAGTGAGGCAAGGACTGAGAACCCCTCTCCCAGGCGGGAGAGGGGCAGGGGTGAGGGCCTAGACGGTGCCTTCTGAAGGCGCGGCGCGAGCTGCCGCGATCCTCGCCCCGTTGGTCAGAAGTTCAGACCCTCACCCCTGCCCCTCTCCCAGTCGGGAGAGGGGTTTGCGGTGGCGTCTCCGGCGCTGATCATGACACGATATCACCCCCACCCCCGAGGACCACCCATGTCCGACGTCGAGACGCTGAGGCGGCCGCGCCGCTGGCATATCGCGGTGTTCCTGGCGCCGGCGGTGCTGGTCTACACCGCCATCATGATCGTGCCGCTGGCCGACACGCTGCGCCTCGCCCTGTTCCGGTCGACGGACAATGCGCAAACCTTCGTCGGCCTCGACAATTTCAAGGTGCTGTTCGGCGATCCCCGCTGGTCGGTGAGCTTCTGGAACGCGCTCAAGAACAATGTGATCTTCTTCGTCATCCACATGCTGATCCAGAACCCGGTCGGCATCGCGCTGGCGGCGATGCTGTCGGTGCCGAAGCTCAGGGGCACGGCCTTCTACCGCACCTCGTTCTTCCTGCCGACGATGCTGTCCTTCGTCATCGTCGGCTTCACCTGGAAGCTGATCCTGTCGCCGATCTGGGGCGTGACGCCGACCCTGCTCGGCCTCGTCCACCTGAAATGGCTGTTCGGCCCCTGGCTCGGGCAGGAGACCACCGCGCTGATCACCCTGGCGCTGATCTCGGTCTGGCAATATGTCGGCGTGCCGATGATGCTGATCTACGCCGCGCTCCTGTCGATCCCGGAGGAGGTGATCGAGGCGGCCGAGCTCGACGGCGTCACCGGGCCCTCGCAGTTCTGGAAGATCAAGCTGCCGCTGATCCTGCCGACGGTCGGCATCTGCTCGATCCTGACCTTCGTCGGCAATTTCAACGCCTTCGACCTGATCTATTCGGCCCAGGGCGCGCTGGCCGGCCCGAACTTCTCCGCCGACATCCTCGGCACCTTCCTCTACCGCACCTTCTTCGGCTTCCAGCTGCAGCTCGGCGACCAGAACATGGGCGCCACCATCGCCACCATGATGTTCCTGATCATCCTGACCGGCGTCGCCGTCTACCTCTTCGCCATCCAGCGGCGCATGCGCCGCTACCAGTTCTGAGGAGCAGCCATGAACCGCGCCCGCTCCTCGCCGCTCAAGTCAGCGCTGATGCACCTGGCGCTCGGCGCCTACACGCTGATCTGCCTGGCGCCGGTGGCGCTGGTGATCATGAACTCGGTGAAGTCGCGCAACGCCATCTTCGGCGCGCCGCTGATGCCGCCGACGCCCAAGACCTTCGACCTCGTCGGCTATGTCACGGTGATTGGGCAGGGCGACTTCCTCTATTACTTCCTCAACAGCCTGATCGTCACTCTCGGCTCGATCGTCTTCGTGCTGCTGTTCGGGGCGATGGCGGCCTTCGCCCTCTCCGAATACCGCTTCCGCGGCAACACGCTGATGGGCCTCTACATGGCGCTCGGCATCATGATCCCGATCCGGCTCGGCACCATCGCCATCCTCAACATCATGGTGGCGACGCGGCTGGTGAACACGCATCTCGCCCTGATCCTGGTCTACACGGCGCAGGGCCTGCCGCTCGCCATCTTCATCCTGTCGGAGTTCATGCGGCAGGTGTCGAACGACCTGAAGAACGCGGCGCGCATCGACGGCCTGTCGGAATATGCCATCTTCTTCAAGCTGGTGCTGCCGCTGATCCGCCCGGCGATCGCCACGGTGGCGGTGTTCACCATGATCCCGATCTGGAACGACCTGTGGTTCCCGCTGATCCTGGCGCCCGGCGAGGCCACCAAGACGGTGACGCTCGGCGCCCAGGTCTTCATCGGCCAATACGTCACCAACTGGAACGCGGTGCTGGCGGCGCTGTCGCTCGCCATCCTGCCGATCCTGGTGCTCTACCTCCTGTTCTCCCGTCAACTCATCCGCGGCCTCACCGCAGGAGCCGTCAAGTGACCCGACCGTTGCGCACCTTCGTCATGGGCCTCGGCCAGATGGGCCGCAGCCATGCGCTCGCCTATCACGCCAACCCCGGCTTCGAAATCGTCGGCCTCGGCAACCGCTCGGCCGTCGAGCTGCCGGAAGCCCTGCAGGCCTATCCGCGTCTGGCGAGCTTCGAGGAGGGCCTGGCGCTCAAGCCCGATCTCGTCTCGATCAACACCTATACCGACAGCCATGCCGACTTCGCCGTGGCGGCGATGGAGGCGGGGGCGCATGTCTTCGTCGAAAAGCCGCTGGCGGCCAATGTGGCGGATGCCCGACGCGTGGTCGAGGCGGCGCAGCGCACCGGCCGCAAGCTCGTCATCGGCTATATCCTGCGCCACCACCCGTCCTGGGTGGAGTTCATCCGCCTCGCCCGCGAGCTCGGGCCGCCCTTCGTCATGCGCATGAACCTCAACCAGCAATCCTCCGGCTCCGCCTGGGAGATCCACAAGCGGCTGATGGAATCGACCTCGCCGGTGGTCGATTGCGGCGTGCACTATCTCGACGTCATGCTGCAGATCTCGGATGCCAGACCGGTGCAGGTGCGCGGCATGGGGGTGCGGCTCACGCCGGAGATCGCCGAGACCCAGGTCAATTTCGGCCATCTCCAGGTCCTGTTCGAGGACGGCTCGATCGGCTGGTACGAGGCCGGCTGGGGCCCGATGATCTCGGAGACCGCCTTCTTCGTGAAGGACGTGATGAGCCCGAACGGCTCGGTCTCGATCGTCATGAACGAGGGTGCGAAATCCGCCGACATCGACACCCACACCAAGACCGCGACCATCCGGCTGCACCACGCCGCGCTCGACGCCGGCGGCCGTTTCGTCCAGCCGGACAGCCTGGTCTCGATGCAGGGCGAGCCCGGCCACCAGGAGCTGTGCGACGCCGAGCAGGCCTTCGTCCTCAGGGCGATCCGCAGGGATGTCGACCTGACGCGCCACATGAACGACGGGGTTCGTTCGCTCGAGGTCGTGCTCGCCGCCGACCGCTCCATGCGCGAGCGCCGCGCGATCGATCTTTAGAGGAATAGCCGATGGGCTCTCTGGTTCTGGAATCCGTCAGGAAGTCCTTCGGCTCGGTCGACGTGATCCGGGGCGTCGACCTCACCGTCGCCGACGGCGAGTTCGTCGTCTTCGTCGGGCCGTCCGGCTGCGGGAAGTCGACGCTGCTGCGCATCGTCGCCGGGCTGGAGGAGCAGACCTCCGGCCATGTCCGGATCGACGGCAAGGTGATGGACGTGACGCCGCCGGCCAAGCGCGGCATCGCCATGGTGTTCCAGACCTATGCGCTCTATCCGCACCTCACGGTGAAGAACAACATGAGCCTCGCCCTGCAGCAGGAGGGCGTGGCCAAGGCCGAGATCGAGGCGCGGGTCGCCAAGGCGACAGCCATGCTGCGGATGGAGGCGCTGCTGGAGCGCCGCCCGGCCGAGCTCTCCGGCGGCCAGCGCCAGCGCGTCGCCATCGGGCGGGCCGTGGTGCGCCAGCCCAGCCTCTTCCTGTTCGACGAGCCGCTGTCGAACCTCGATGCGGCCCTGCGCGTCGCCACCCGCATCGAGATCGCCAAGCTGCACCGGCTGCTCGGCGCCACCATGGTCTACGTCACCCATGACCAGGTCGAGGCGATGACGCTGGCCGACAAGATCGTGGTGCTCAACGGCGGCCTGATCGAGCAGGTCGGCCGGCCGCTCGACCTCTATCATAAGCCGGCAAATTTGTTTGTTGCCGGCTTCATCGGCTCGCCGACCATGAATTTCCTCACCGGCGATCCGGCGAGCCGCGCCGGCGCCACCACGATCGGCGTCCGGCCGGAGCACCTGACGATCTCCGCGGACGGGGCGTGGCGGGGCGAGGTCCTGCACGCCGAGCATCTCGGCGCCGACACCATGCTCTATCTCGAGTCCCCGCAATTCGGCCTGCTGACGGTGCGCGCGGACGGCGACGAGCCGCATCAGGTGGGGGATACGGTCGCGGTGACGCCCGTCGAGGGCAAGGTGCACCGGTTCGATGGGGACGGGCGCCGGATGGGGTGAGCCGCCGAGGCCGGGACAGGCCCGCCGCCAATGGCCTCACGGTGCCGGCTGCACGTGGCTGCGCTGGAAGAACTCCAGGAACAGCTCCCGTTCGGAGGTAATGTCGAGCTTTTCATAGATGCGGGCGCGATGGTTCTTCACCGTTCCCGTCGTGATCCGCAGCCTGGCGGCAACCGTCGCGGTCGGATGGCCGTTCAGGATGAGCTCGACGAGCTCGAGCTCCCGGGCGGAAAGCTCCGGCCATAGCGAGGCGGTGAGCACGGGCTTGTTCACCGGGGCCGCCGCCGGGGTCGCCGCCCCGAGGCGGCCCGGGGCGCGCTTGCGCGTGTGCAGCGCGTGCACGGCGGCGAAGACCGCGAAGCGCTCCTCCAGCAGATCGATCTCCGCATCCTTGAAGGCCTGCCGGGTCCGATCGAGGAAAATGCCGAGGCAGCAGTCGTCGCCGTCCTCGAGCAGGATGCCGATCTCGTCGCAAATTTCCGATTGCGCCAGGAACTCGGCGATGTAACGCCCCCGCTTGACCTTGCCGCCGGCGAGGCTCTTCAGCGGCACGATGCCCGCGCGCCGCTCGTCGCGCCAATGCGCATAGAAGGGATCGAAGACGTAATAGGTCGCGAGATAACGCGCCACCATGGCGTCGGAATAGCCGCGGTGCTTGACGAATTCAGGCCGCCTCGTCGCCGAATACCGGGTCACGGTGATCACGTCGGGCAAGACGACCGCCCCGATCACGTCGATCAGGCGGTCGACGTGATGTCCGGCCTCGGCAGCGGATATCGCGGCAGCGAGCAACTGCCAGAAATCGCCCGTCTCCATGCCCCGCTCTATCCCGCTTCGCCACGCGTGTCATTGTACCTCTCGGCACATGGCGCCCGGCGCCGTCGCCGGCCTAGCCTGTCTCCGGTTCACAACGGGATCGGAGCGCGCGATGACCACGACGGGCGGAGACTCCATCGGCAATCCCATCGTCGTCGGCATCGACGCCGGCGGCACCATGACCGATACCATCCTCGTCGACGCCAGGGGCCACTTCAAGATCGGAAAGGCCGCCACCACGCCGCGCGATGAATCGGAGGGATTCATCGCCTCGGCCGCCGACGCCGCCGAGGCCTGGGGCATCTCGCTGGACGAGCTGTTCCGCGGCATCGACGTGGTGCTCTATTCCGGCACCGGCATGCTCAACACCCTGCTGTCGCGGACGGGGCGCAAGCTCGGCCTCATCACCACCCGCGGCCTGGAGGACATGATCCTGATGGGGCGCGGCCTGCAGGCCTGGGCCGACTATTCCTATGCCGACCGCCTGCACGCCGTGACGCATCATCACCCCGATCCGCTGGTGCCGCGCCGCCGCACCCATGGCGTGACCGAGCGGGTCGACCAGTTCGGCGACGTGATCATCCCGCTCTACGAGCACGAGGTGGTCGCGGCCGTCGGGCGGCTGATCGCCGACAAGGTCGAGGCGATCTGCGTCATGACGGTGTTCGCCCATGTCAATCCGGCGCACGAGAAGCGCATCGCCGAGATCGCCCGCGCGGAGATCGGCAAGGCCGGCGCCGAGATCCTCGTCTACACCAGCCACGAGGTCCGCCCGGTCGTGCGCGAGCAGTCGCGCCTCAACTCGGTGCTGATCGAGGCCTACGCCACCTCGCGCGGCCGCAGGCAGCTCAAGGGCATCGAGGACATCTCGAAGCGGCACGGCTACCGCTACCGCGTGCAGACGCTGCTCTCCTTCGGCGGCCTCACCTCGATCGACCATCCCCGCCTGCACGAGACCATGATCTCCGGCCCGATCGGCGGCATTCTCGGCGCGGCCTATGTCGGCAAGCTGATCGGCAACGACTCGCTGATCTGCTCCGACATGGGCGGCACCTCCTTCGACATGGGCGTGATCACCCGCAGCCAGACCCGGATCGAGAACGAGCCGATCATGGACCGGTTCAAGCTCAACGTGCCGACGCTGCATCTCGACAGCATCGGCGCCGGGGCCGGCATGATCCTCAAGGTCGATCCGCTCACCCGGAAGATCAGCCTCGGGCCGGAGAGCGCGGGCTCGGATCCGGGCCCGATCTGCTTCGACCGCGGCGGCACCCGCCCGACCATCGCCGATTGCGATGCGATCCTCGGCCGCCTCAACCCGGATTATTTCCTCGGCGGCAAGGTCAAGCTCGATGTCGACAAGGCGACCCGGGCTTTCAAGGAGCAATGCGCCGACATTCTCGGCGTGCCGCTGCACGAAGCGGCGGAGGGCATGATCGACCTCCTGGAGGCGGATGCCGGCAGCGCGCTGCGGCGGGTGATCTCGGGCCAGGGCATCCACCCCTCGGAATTCACCCTGCTCTCCTATGGCGGCTCCGGCCCGCTGCATCTGGCGGGGTGCAGCCGCGGCATCGGCTTCCGCGACATCATCACCTTCCAGTTCGCGGCGGCCTTCTCGGCCTTCGGCTGCACCACGGCCGACTACATGCGCCGCCACTCGATCTCGACGCAGATCGACATTGCCAGCAAGGCCGGCGACGACGCCCTCGAAGCCATCGCGCGGCGGATCTCCGGCGTCTGGGACGAGCTTGGCGAGGCCGCGGTCGCGGAGATGATCTCCGACGGCCATGCCCGCGAGAAGATCCGCACGGTGCCTTTCCTGATGATGCGCTATACCGGCCAGCTCGAGGACGTCGAAGTCGCGTCCCCGCTCGAGCATGCGGCGACGGCCGACGACATGCGCCGCATCGTCGGCGCCTTCGAGGACGTCTACGGCAAGATCAACCACCGCGTCTCGCGCTACGGCTCGGCCGGCTATTCCGTGATGGAGCTCGGCCTGATCGCCACCGCCGACAAGGTCAAGCCCGTCCTGCTGAAGCGCCCGCTCGGCAGCGCCGATCCCGGACCGGCCCACAAGGGGCGCCGCGAGGCCTATCTCGGCGGGCGCTGGCACAGGGCCGATCTCTACGAGATGGACCGGCTGCAGCCCGGCCACGAGGTCACGGGCCCGGCCATCATCGAGCATCCCGCCACCACCCTGGTCGTGCATCCCGGCGACAGCGTCTTCGTCGACGAGTGGACGCTGCTGCACTACCGCCACGCCTGAGCCAATGCGAAGGGGAGAGACCGATGCTGGACCATGCCAAGGCTCGCATGCCGCTGCGCGAGCGCCTGCTGGACTCCGAGCGGCTGATGGCGGAGACGGGGTGCTATGACGGCATCACCGCCCTGAGGCTGCGCCGGCAGGATCCGCTGAAATTCGAGACCCTGCACACCAAGCTGCGGGCCTTCTGCGTCTCGGCCCGCGAGATGGCGCGCCGCATCTCCGCCTCGCCGGGGGTGCGCGAGGTGGGCGAGATGGTGGTGGCGCTCTACACGCCCGAGGGCGATGCCATCGCGCTGTCCAACGGCATCATGGTGCACGTGCACACCATGAGCCGCTTCATCAAATGGATGATCCGCGAGGGCTACGAGGCCGATCCGGGCATCCGGCCCGGCGACATCTTCGCGAACAACGACGCCTTCATCGGCACGGTGCAGGTGCCCGACGTGATGGACGTGGTGCCGATCTTCCATTCCGGCGAGCTGATCGGCTGGGCCGGCGCCGTCTGCCACGAGCTGGAGGCCGGCGGCATCACGCCCGGCGGCGACGTCTGCCTCGCCCAGGAGCGCTTCACCGAAGGCCTGTTCGTCTGCGCCGAGAAGATCGGCACGAATGACGAGATCCGCCGTGACTACGTCATCCGCTGCGAACGCAACCTGCGCATGCCGATCTACTGGGTGCTGGACGAGAAGGCCAAGGTCGCCTCCTGCATCGACATGCGCGAGAACCTCGTCCGCCTGGTCGACGAGATCGGCCTCGACTACTGGAAGCAGGTCTCCAAGGAGTTCATCGAGGAGGGCCGCCTCTCCCAGCTCGCCCGCACCCGCCAGCTCACCGTGCCGGGCATCTATCGCGGCCACACCTTCTACGGCCACGTCACGGCCGGCAAGCCCGGCTTCCAGCCGCTGGGCGATCCCGACTGGCTCTACAACATTCCGGTGGAGATGGAGATCACCACCGACGGCAAGATCACGCTCGATTTCGAGGGCACGCAGCCCTGGGGCTATCATTCGATGAACTGCACGCCCGCCGGCATGGACGGCGGCATGTTCGTCACCCTGACCCAGCACATGAATTTCGAAGGGCTGGTCAACGACGGCGCCTGGCTCGCCACCGAGCTGAAGCTGCCGAAGGGCACCTGGACCAACCCCGACAACGAGATGGTGGCCACCGCCACGTCCTGGGCCCTCCTGCTGCCGGCCTATGGCGTGTTCCAGCGCCTGCTCTCGCGCGGCTTCCTGGCGCGCGGCTTCGTCGAGGAGGTCTTCGTCGGCCAGGTCAACAGCCCGATGATCGAGATGGGCGGCGAGAGCCAGTACGGCACGCTGTTCGGCATGGCCCATTTCGAATGCGCGGCCGCCGGCTCCGGCGCGCTCGCCATCAAGGACGGGCTCGACACCGCCTATGTCGGCTGGAACCCGGAATCCGACATGGGCAATATCGAGATCTGGGAACAGAACATGCCGATGCTCTATATCGGCCGTTCGATCCTGCCGAACTCAGGCGGCTCCGGCCGGTATCGCGGCGGCTGCGCCTTCATCTCCACCTGGCTGGTGAGCAAGTCCAGCCATCTGCGCCTGGTGACGTCGGAGCATTCCTCCCGCGTGTTCGACAATGGCGGCCTGTGCGGGGGATATCCCGCGCCGACCTGCCAGATGCACCGCGCCGTGCGCGACACCAATGTCGGCGCGCTCATCGCCGCGCGAAAGCCGCTGCCCCATACGATCGGCACCGACCCCCATCATTCGGACCTGGAAAAGCTGGTCGAGGGCCGGCATGTCACCGACGAGGGCCCCTACATCACGGCGCCGCACAAGTCGGGCGACATCTTCACGCATTCCTACAATGGCGGCGGCGGCTATGGCGACGTGCTGGAGCGCGACCCGGTCAAGACGGCTCACGACGTCGAGAACGGCTTCCTCACCGCCGAGGCGGCGAGGGGGGTGTTCGGCATCGTGCTGCGCGAGGCCGCCGATGCCGATCGCCTCGAAGCGGATCTGGAAGCCACCGCCATCCTGCGCGGACGGATGCGGCAGGATCGCATCGCGGCGTCGATGCCGGTCCGCGCATGGATCGCCGAGGAGGCCGGACGCGTCGCCGCGTCCGACTTCGCGCCCGAGGTCGGCAAGATGCACGCCAACGCGATGCGGCTTTCCCGGCGCTTCGCTTCAGACTTCCGCTCCTTCTGGGGCCTGAGCGAGGATTTCACGGTCAGCTATTGAGCCCCGACGCTCCCGCGGGGCGAGGGAAGGACGCAGAAGGAGGCCTTCATGAGCCGCTATTCCAAGCAGACCATCCGCGAACTCGTCGCCGGCACGCTGCCCTGGCATCAGACCCGGCAGATCATGAGCGCCTACAAGGACGACAGCCGCTTCTTCACCTATCTCGACGTGCTGCAGGAGCGCGTCGCCTGGAAGGACCGCATCCTCCTGCCGATCGGCGACCATCTCTTCATCGCCGAGACGCCGAACGGGCGCGTCACCAAATGCGAATGCGGCCAGGAATTCGGCCACTACAAGCAGAACTGGAAGCTCGGCGCCCATATCCGCGTGCGCAGGAGCGAGGCGGCGCTGCGCGAGATCTATCCGAACAGCGACATCCCGGATCCGGAATGGATGGAGATCCGGGAATTCCTGTGCCAGTCCTGCGGGACCCTGCACGAGGTCGAGGCGGCGGCGCCCGGCTATCCCATCGTCCACGACTTCGAGCCGGACCTGGAAGGCTTCTACCGCGAGTGGCTGAAGCAGCCGCTCGAAGCCGAGGAGGCGCGGCGATGACGGGGCGTCCGAACATCCTCATCCTGATGGCCGACCAGCTGGGGGCTCCCGCGCTGGGGGTCTACGGCCACGGCATCGTCAAGTCCCCCAATATCGACCGGATCGCCGCGACCGGCGCGGTGTTCGACAATTTCTACTCCAACTTTCCGCTCTGCGCCCCGGCGCGGCTGGCGCTGATGACCGGCCGGCTCTGTTCCAACATCCAGGCCTGGGACAACGCCGCGCAGATCCCCTCCGACATCCCGACCTTCGCGCATTATCTGCGCCTGCTCGGCTACCGCACCTGCCTCTCCGGCAAGATGCACTTCATCGGGCCGGATCAGCTGCACGGCTTCGAGGAACGGGTGACGACCGACATCTGTCCCTCG
This region of Labrys wisconsinensis genomic DNA includes:
- a CDS encoding acetone carboxylase subunit gamma → MSRYSKQTIRELVAGTLPWHQTRQIMSAYKDDSRFFTYLDVLQERVAWKDRILLPIGDHLFIAETPNGRVTKCECGQEFGHYKQNWKLGAHIRVRRSEAALREIYPNSDIPDPEWMEIREFLCQSCGTLHEVEAAAPGYPIVHDFEPDLEGFYREWLKQPLEAEEARR